Genomic DNA from Cupriavidus pauculus:
GAACTGTTCGACGCGGTCATCGAGGAATATGGCGCGCCGATCAGCCGCGCGCGCTGGATGGTGGACTATGCCGCCGACGTCATCGCGCATACCGCCGACGTGCTGCGCGACTATCCGTTCGCGCGGCGCGCGGGCACCGCGGAAGTCACGATGACGCCGGTCGGCGTGGCCGGCCTCATCACGCCGTGGAATGCCAATGCCAGCTTTATCACGGGCAAGCTCGCCACGGCGCTCGCGGCCGGCTGCCCGGCGGTCATCAAACCCAGCGAGATGAGCGCGCTGCAAACGCGCATCGTGACCGAGGCGCTGCATGAAGCCGACCTGCCCCCGGGAGCGTTCCATATCGTGACGGGCCGTGGCGATGTGGTGGGCGCGGCCATCACCGCGCATCCCGATGTGGCCAAGATCTCGTTCACGGGCTCCACCGCGGTGGGCAAGGCCATCGTGCGCGCCGGGGCGGACACGCTCAAGCGCGTGACGCTCGAGCTCGGCGGCAAGTCGCCGACGATCGTCCTCGACGACGCGGATTTTGCGGAAGTCGTGCCGATGGTGCTGCAGGCCGGCTTTATGAACAGCGGGCAGGCCTGCATCGCGGGCACGCGCGTTCTCGTGCCCGCCGCGCGCAAGGCCGAGTTCGAAGCCCATATTCGCGACGCCATCGGCCAGTTTCCGGCGGGCCTGCCTTCGGACCCCGCCACGGCCATCGGTCCGATGGTGAGCCAGCGTCAGTGGGAGCGCGTGCAGCGCTATATCGGCGTGGGGCTCGAGGAAGGCGCGACGCTCGTGGCCGGTGGACCGGGCCGTCCCGATGGCTTGTCCGCGGGCTGGTTCGTGCGCCCGACGGTGTTCACCGATGTGCGCAACGACATGACGATTGCACGCGAGGAGATTTTCGGGCCCGTGCTGTCGATCATCGCGTATCGCGACGAAGCGGACGCGGTGGCGATTGCCAACGACACCACGTATGGACTGTCCGCGTATGTCATGGGCAAGGACGCGGAACGCGCCCGGCGCGTGGCGTCACGCATCGCGTCGGGACGCGTGCTGGTGAACACGCTCGCGCACGAGCCCAAGGCACCGTTCGGCGGCTTCAAGCAGTCGGGCCTCGGCCGCGAGTACGGCACGTTCGGGCTCGAGGCCTTCCTCGAACCGAAGTCCACGCTCGGCGTATTTGCCGCTTGATCCGAGGACGATACGGGAGATCAGGTCTCGAGCGGCATCGCGCTCGTGCACTTGATCTCGTCGAGGCATACGCTCGACTTTACGCCGCTCACGCCCGGTATGCGCATCAGCGTATCGAGCAGAAAGTCGGACAGCGACTTGAGGTCGCGCGCCACGACCTTGAGCACGTAGTCGATATCGCCCGTCACCGAGAAGCACTCCTGGATCTGTGCGAGTTCGGCCACCAGCCCCTTGAACCTGGACAAGTCCCGGATGTGCCCGCGTTCCATCGTCACGTGGATGAACGCGGTCACCCCAAACCCGAGCGCCGCGCTATCGAGCCGCGCCTCGTACCGCTTGATGATGCCGGCCTCTTCCAGCCGGCGATGCCGCCGCAGCGTCTGCGCCGGCGACAGGCTGATGGCCTCGGCCAGTTCGAGGTTGGAGGCGCGTCCATGTTCCTGCAGCACGCCCAGCAAGCGCCGGTCGGTTCGATCGAGCTCCGGATTCTGCACGTCGATTTCTCCTTATCGTAGTTCTACGAAATTTCCTCTCACAACCTAGGGTTTCCCTTGGGATGTTACGAAATCCTATTTTGCGGGCGCGAATATACACTCGAATGGTTCGCTGCTGGCAGGGATGGTGCACCGAAGTCGGGAATATCGCATCTTTTGTCCCCGCCCGCGACTCGGTATTTACGAGATCCCTGCAATATCCGGGCCTGACACCCGCAATAAAATTTCTCCATGACCGACCTCTCCACGCAAACGCCCATGGCCGACCTCTTTGACAACCCGATGCAGCTGATGGGATTCGAGTTCGTCGAATTCGCGTCGCCGATGCCGAATGTCCTCGAACCGCTGTTCGAGAAAATGGGCTTCACGCTCGTGGCACGCCATCGTTCGAAGGACGTGGTGCTGTACCGCCAGGGCGACGTGAACTTCATCGTGAACCGCGAGCCGCACAGCCAGGCGGCCTACTTCGCGGCCGAGCACGGCCCGAGCGCCTGCGGCATGGCATTCCGCGTGAAGGATTCGCACAAGGCGTACGCCCGCGCGCTGGAACTCGGTGCGCAGCCCGTGGAGATTCCGACCGGCCCGATGGAGCTGCGCCTGCCCGCGATCAAGGGTATCGGCGGCGCGCCGCTGTACCTGATCGACCGGTTCGAGGACGGCAAGTCGATCTATGACATCGACTTCGAGTTCATCGAGGGCGTCGATCGCCGCCCCGAGGGGCATGGCCTGCGCGTGATCGACCACCTGACGCACAACGTCTATCGCGGCCGCATGACCTACTGGGCGAACTTCTACGAACGCCTCTTCAACTTCCGCGAAATCCGCTACTTCGACATCCAGGGCGAGTACACGGGCCTCACGTCCAAGGCGATGACCGCGCCCGACGGCCGCATCCGCATTCCGCTCAACGAGGAATCGTCGAAGGGCAGCGGCCAGATCGAGGAATTCCTGATGGCGTTCAACGGCGAAGGCATCCAGCACATCGCGTTCCTGACGGACAACCTCATCGAGGTGATCGATCGCCTGCAGATGGCCGGCGTGGAGCTGATGACGGCACCGAACGACTATTACTACGAAGCGCTGGAGACGCGCCTGCCCGGACATGGCCAGCCCGTGGACCAGCTCAAGGCGCGCGGCATCCTGCTGGACGGCACCACGGCCGACGGCAAGCCGCGGCTGCTGCTGCAGATCTTCTCCAAGACCGTGCTCGGCCCGGTGTTCTTCGAGTACATCCAGCGCAGCGGCGACGAGGGCTTTGGCGAGGGCAACTTCAAGGCGCTGTTCGAGTCGCTCGAGCGCGACCAGATCGCCCGCGGCACGTTGAAGGTTTGAACGGTTTTGCCGGGATGGCCCCCGCGCGAGACGGCGCAAGGGGGCCGATCGCGGTCATTTTTGTCGTAAGCTATCGGTTTTGGCGGCGTGCTGCCGCCCGCGCTCCCTCCACTCTCTGCCAAGCCAGCCCATGTTCCAACATATCGAGGCCTTTCCGGGCGATCCCATCCTCTCGCTCAACGAAGACTTCCAGCAGGACCCGCGCACCAACAAGGTCAACCTGAGCATCGGTATCTATTTCGATGACGATGGCCGGCTGCCCGTCATGAAGGCCGTGGCCGAGGCGGAAGCCGCGCTGCTGGCCGACATGGGTCCGCGGCCATACCTGCCGATGTCGGGCATGGCCGCGTATCGCCAGGCCGTGCAGGCGCTGGTCTTCGGCGAAGACAATCCGGCGCGCGTGGATGGCCGCATCGCCACGCTGCAGACGCTGGGCGGTTCCGGCGCGCTGCGCGTCGGCGCGGACTTCCTCAAGCGCTATTTCCCCAACACCGAGCTGTGGCTCAGCGACCCCAGCTGGGAGAACCACCGCGTGGTGTTCGAGCGCGCGGGCTTCAAGGTCAACAGCTATCCGTACTACGACCCGGCGACCGGCGGCCTGAAGTTCGACGAGATGCTTGCCGCGATCAAGCAGATTCCGCAGGGCGGCATCGTGCTGCTGCATGCGTGCTGCCACAACCCGACCGGCGTCGATCTGAACGACGCGCAATGGCTGCAGGTCATCGACGTGGTCAAGCAGCGCAAGCTGCTGCCGTTCGTCGATATGGCCTATCAGGGTTTCGGTTCGAACCTCGATGACGACGCGTTCGTCGTGCGCGAACTCGCGCGCCAGGGCGTGCCGGCGCTCGTCGCCAATTCGTTCTCGAAGAACTTCTCGCTGTATGGCGAGCGTTGCGGCGGACTGAGCGTGATCTGCCAGAGCGCCGACGAAGCGGGCCGCGTGCTCGGTCAGCTGACCGGTGCCGTGCGCGCGAACTACAGCAACCCGCCGACGCATGGCGCGCGCGTGGTGGCTCGCGTGCTGACCTCGCCCGATCTGCGCGCGAGCTGGCAGCAGGAACTGGCCTCGATGTGCGATCGTATCGCGCGCATGCGTCAGGCCATCCATGACCAGCTGCGCGAGCATGTGACCGGCGAGAAGCTGTCGCGTTACATCAAGCAGCGCGGCATGTTCACGTACACGGGGCTGACGGCCGATCAGGTCGATCGCCTCAAGAACGAGCATGGCGTGTATCTGCTGCGTTCGGGCCGTATGTGCGTGGCTGGCTTGAACGAGCGAAACGTGGGCGTCGTGGCCCATGCCATCGGACAGGTCCTGAAGGATTAAGCGACTGTCAGCAAGCTCCTGCGGATGGGGGTACCATTTCGGCCATTCCCTATCCGCACGGAGTTTTCATGGCTTCAACTTTGGCCTCGTTCCCGATTCACGACAAGTGGCCTGCCTCCCACCCTGACCGCCTGCAGCTTTACTCGCTGCCCACGCCCAACGGCATCAAGGTGTCGCTGATGCTCGAAGAGACCGGTCTGCCGTACGAACCGCATGCCGTGCGCTTCGACAGCAACGATCAGCTCTCGCCCGCGTTTCTCTCGCTCAATCCGAACAACAAGATCCCGGCGATCCTCGATCCCGACGGTCCTGGCGGCAAGCCGCTGGCGCTGTTCGAATCGGGCGCGATCCTGATCTATCTGGCCGAGAAGACCGGCAAGTTCATGTCGGCCGATCCGGCCACGCGCTACGAGACCATCCAGTGGGTGATGTTCCAGATGGGCGGCATCGGTCCGATGTTCGGCCAGCTGGGGTTCTTCCACAAGTTCGCGGGCAAGGAGTACGAGGACAAGCGTCCGCGCGACCGCTACGTGGCGGAGTCGAAGCGGCTGCTGGGCGTGCTCAACGAACGGCTCAAGGGCCGCGCGTGGATCATGGGCGACGACTACACGATCGCCGATATGGCGACGTTCCCGTGGGTGCGCAATCTCGTGGGCTTCTACGAAGCGGGCGATATCGTCGGCATCCAGGACTTCCCCGAAGTGTCACGCGTGCTCGAAGCATTCGTGGCTCGGCCCGCCGTGCAGCGCGCGGTGAACATTCCTTCGCGCGACTGATCCCATCATGCAACCCATCGTCGTTGTCGCAACCATTACCGCGCAATCGGGCTCGGAAACCATTGTCCGCGATGCGCTCGTCCGCGCTGTCGAGGCGGTCAGAACGGAGCCAGGCTGCGAGCAGTATGACCTGAGCACGGACACCAGCCAGCCCGGCACGTTTGTCATGATCGAACGCTGGCGCAGCGAGGCGGATCTCGAAGCGCATGCCAATGCGCCGGCCTTCCTGGCCCTGGCCAAGACCATCACCGGAATTGCGCAGCTGGATATCCGGCGCCTGACGCCGGTACGTTGAACGTCTCGGTCGCCGCGTACTATGCTTCTCCCGTACATGACACAGGGAGGCAAGATGTCAAACTTCAGCGGCCATTCTGGCAAGGTAAGCGTCGCCATCGCCTGCATGGCGGGCGCGCTGGCGTCATGCGCGTCGGGGATATCGGCTCCGCCCGAACTACAGCCCCCCGACGCGCGTGGCACGATCGCCGCGATGCATGCGTCGGGCGTGCAGATCTATCAGTGCAGGCGCGGGAACGACGGCCGGTTGTCGTGGACGTTCCTCGCACCGGAGGCGACGCTGAAGGATGACACGGGGCAGCGCGTCGTCCGGCATTACGCCGGACCGACGTGGGAGGCGCCCGATGGGAGCAAGGTGACAGGCAAGGTGCTGCAGCAGAAGGCCCAGGGCCCCGACAGCATTCCGTTGTTGCTGTTGCAGGCAACGAGCACCGGCGGGACGGGTCTGCTCTCGAAGACGCGGTATGTGCAACGGCTGAAGACCGAGGGCGGTGTGGCACCGGCTCAGGGTTGCACACAGGAGGGGCAGGAAAATCGCGTGCCCTACCGCGCGGATTATGTGTTTCTGGAGTAGCCCTCCAATCCATTCATGTGTCTCACAGCGAACCGGTTCAATTCATTCGACCCGGATGTTGGCGTCTCGTATCAGATCTCCCCAACGCCTGGCCTCGTGCCGCACCTGCTGCTCGAATGCCTCCGGGGTGGAGCTGACGATATTGAACCCGTCACTGGCCATCTTGTTCCGGATCGCTGTATCCGCCAGCGTCTTCGACAGCGCTGCCTGTATCTTCTGGAACACGTCTTTCGGCAATTGCGCGGGCGCGACCATGCCTACCCACGACTGGGCGACGTACCCCGGCAGCACGGCATCGACGGTAGGAATGCCGGGCAACTGCGGCGCAGGATCCTTGCTCGCGATAGCGACGATATGCGCGCGGCCGGTCTTCTCGTAGTTGATCACCGTCGGCAGGCTGGCGATCACCATATCGACCTCGCCGCCCAGTAGTGCCGTGAGCATCGGGCCGCCGCCGCGGTACGGCACATGCATCAGGTCGATCCCCGCTTTCTTGCCGAAAGCGACGGGGTTGAGGTGATTGGAGCCCCCCACTCCCGAAGATCCGTAGGTCACGCCGCCGGGATTCGCTTTCGCTTTCGACAGCAACGCCTGCAGCGACGTCAGCCCGGACTTCTTCGATGTGACGACGGCCATAGGCATCGTTCCGATCAGGCTCACATAATCGAACGACTTGAAGGTGTCGTACTTGATGTCGTACAGGCTCTGGTTCACGGCGTGCGAGTCGAACACCAGCAGCAACGTGTAGCCGTCAGGCGCCGCTCGCGCGGCCTCCGCGGTGCCGATCGTGCCCGACGCACCGCCGCGGTTGTCGACGACCACCGTCTGGCCGAGATTCTCCGAGAACTTCTGCGAGATCGTGCGCGCGACATAGTCCACGGAGCCACCGGGTGGGAACGGCACGATCAGACGTACGGGCTTGCTCGGATAGGTATCGGCGTGGCCTGCGGCGGGAGCCAGTACGAGCATGGCCCCCGCGATCGCCGCGCCGACGCGGTTGCGGATGGTGTTGCGAATGCTTTTATTGTTCATCGTTGTCTCCTCCTTCTCGGGGTGTCCTGCTCGCGGGGGTCAGCGGCCGATATCGACGACCAGTCGCCCCCTCACTTTTCCTTCCAGCAGCTCGTGCGCGGCGCCGATCGCATCGCTCAATCCGATGACGCGCGTGTTGTCCGCCAGCACGGCCGGATCGAGATCCGCGGCCAGGCGACTCCAGGCTTCCAGACGGCGTGCTCGCGGTGCATACACGCTGTCGATGCCGATCAGCGAGACGGCGCGCAGGATGAATGGCGCGACGGTCGCGGGCAGGTCCATGCTCTGCGCCAGCCCGCAGGCGGCGACCACACCGCCGTAGCGCGTGGTCGCGAGCACGTTGGCGAGCGTATGACCGCCGACACAGTCGACGGCCGCGGCCCATGCCTCCTTCTGAAGCGGCTTGCCCGCCTCGGCCAGCACGCCGCGATCGATGACGCCGCTGGCGCCGAGCCCGATCAGGTAGTCGGCCTGGTCGGGCCGGCCCGTCGAGGCCGTTACGGCGTAGCCAAGCCTCGACAGAATCGAGATGGCGATGGTGCCGACACCGCCGTTCGCCCCCGTCACCAACACGGGCCCGGACTCGGGCATCACGCCGCGCGCCTGCAGCGCCATCACGCACAGCATGGCCGTGTAGCCCGCGGTGCCGATGGACATACTGTGCCGCGCCGACATCCCCGCCGGCAGCGGGACCAGCCAGTCGCCGCGTGTCACGGCGTACTCGGCAAGGCCACCCCAGTGCGTTTCCCCGGTGCCCCACCCGTTCAACACCACGGTGTCGCCCACGGCGAAACGCGCGTCCGCGCTGCGCTCCACGACACCCGCGAAATCGATGCCCGGTACCATCGGAAACTTCCGCACGACAGGCGAACGGCCGGTGATGGCCAACGCATCCTTGTAGTTGAGCGTGGAATGACTGACGCGCACGAGCACATCCCCTTCCGGCAGCGCCGCCCTGCCGAGGGAGCGCAGATCGCAGCGGGTGCCGCCGCCTTCGGCCTTGTCGATGAACAACGCACGGAACGTGGTCGGAGGTGTTTGCATGGTGGAGGTGGTGGTCGCTTCGGTGTGGGGTTGCCCGGCATCGCCAGCGCGACGCCGGAATCGTTGAGCGAGCGATGCGCCAAGGCGATCGCGCATGACTTCGTTGGAGCCATCGGCAAGGCATAGCGCGCGCGCCGCCATGAGGCGCCGGCTCATGCCGGTGTCGCGCGCCATCCCGCGTGCGCCCATGGCCTGGATACAGGCGGAGACCACGCTTTCGGTCTCGTTGCCGGCGTAGAGCTTGGCGCTTGCCGCCGCCTGCATTGCCTCGGGACTGCCCGAATCGATCGCCTGTGCAGCCCGTTGCGTCAGCATGTCCAGAATATCCAGCTTGGCCGCAGCGTCGACGAGCGACCAACGCACGCCCTGCTGGTTGATCACGGGTTGGCCGTAGACCGTACGCGACGCGGTCCATGCCGTGGCCGTCTCGAGCGCGCTTCGCATGACGCCGCACGCCATCGCCGCGATATGCACGCGCGCCTTGTTGACGCCCGCCATCGCCTGCCGAAAGCCGGCCCCAGGCGCATAGAGCACGTCCTCCTCCGGAACGAAGCAATCGTCGAGCGCGAAGCCGCCGATCCCCGCGAGTTCGAGTCCGTCGATGGGCATATCGCCCTGACGAACGCAGCCTTGCGTGCGGAGATCCACGATAAAGCAGGCAATGCCGTTGGCGCCCTGCGATGCATCGGTCTGCGCGAACACGAGCGAAATTTCGGCGCCGGTCGCGCTGGCGATCCACTGCTTGTCGCCGGTCAGGCGCCAGCCGTTCTCCACCCGGCTCGCCCGCATGGCGATGGACGTGAAGTCGCTGCCCGCGCCGCGCTCCGTCATCGCCGTGCATCCGATCAACTCGCCTCTCAGCATTGCGGGAACGTACTTCCCGCGTGCCGCGGGCGTTCCGCTCTCCGCGATGCGGAGGGCGGCGTTATGGTGGTTGATAAATGCGAAGGCAAACGCGAATTCCGTTTCCGCGAGCGTCTGCGCGACCAGTGTGCGCGCGCGAAACGGCAACCCAAGTCCGCCGAGTTCGGCGGGAACCTCGATGCCCGCCATGCCGCGCGCGCACGCTTCGCGAATGGCCGCGCCTGCCCAGGTATCCAACCCGCTGCCGGCCAGTCGAGCCACCGTATCTGTCGCGAACTGCCGCGTCGTGTCGAGCAGCGCCGCAATGCGGCGCTCCACTACGTCGAGATCGCCCGCGTTCATGCCGTAGCCTCGCAAGCGTCGGCGATGGCGCCGCTTTGCAGGAGCGCGTCGATGCGGGCCGCGGAATAGCCGGCCACCTCGCGCAGGACGCGCGCGGTATCGGCACCGTGCGCGGGTGGATATGCCAGCGATGGCGCGTCCGCGAACTTGAAGGGGTTGCCGAGCATGGGCACCGCGGTGCCGTCCGCGGGATGTGCGACCTGTTCGACCATGCGCCGCTCGTGGACCACCGGATGCGCAAGGGCCTCGCTGACGTTCAGGACGACGGCCGCCGGCACACGGGCTTCCGTAAAGATCGATTCCCATTCGGACGCGGGCCGCGTGACGATGGTGTCCGCGAGTTCTCGCGTGAGCGCCGGCACGTTCGCGATGCGCGCGGCACCGTCGAGGAAGCGCGGATCGTCCGCGAGCTCGGGGCGTCCTATCGACTCGCAAAGCTTGCGCCAGAAATGTTCGCCCGTCGGCGCGAGCGCGATCCACCTTCCATCGGCGGTCTGGAAGATATCGCTCGGCGCGATCATGGCGTGCCGTGCGCCACCCGCCTGCGGCATCGCGCCGCCGCATAGCCAGCCCTGCGCCTGCCAGGTCATCATGGCCACCTGCGCGTCGAACAGGGAAACCTGCACGCATTCGCCCTTCCCCGTCGCCTGGGCACGGCACAGCGCCGCCACCGTGCCGAGCGCGAGATACAGGCCTCCGGCCAGATCGGCCACCTGATAGCCCACGCGCACGGGCTGCCTGCCTGCTTCACCCGTGATGCTCATCAGCCCGGACATTGCCTGCAGCATGAGGTCGAAGGCCGGGGCGTTCGCATACTCGCCCTGATCATGTAGCCCGATCATCTGCGCCACGACGATGCGCGGATTGATGGCGGCCAGCGTCTCGAAATCCAGCCCCAGCCGCTTGGGTACGGACGGCGCGAAACCGTAGATCACGGCATCGGCTTCGCGCAGCAGATCGTGAAAGGCTTCCTTGCCGCCGGGCGTCTTCAGGTCGAGCGCGATGCCGCGCTTCCCGCGATTGACCGACAGGAAGAACGGCGAGTCCCCGGCCTCGGTGAGGGGCGGCACGCGCCGTGCCGTGTCCCCGTCGAGTGTCTCCACCTTGATCACGTCCGCACCGAGCTGCGCGAGCAACTGTCCCGCGAACGGTCCGCCCAGTACCCAGCTCAGATCCAGCACTCGCCTGCCTGCCAGCATGTCGTCTCCTCTCCCTCATGGGATGAATATTCCTCACACTGCGGTGCCGCGCCCTGTGCGCGCCGCGTGCGGAGCAGGAGCATTTGACTCTCTCGACCGACCGGCATCAAACGATATAAACTGGCCGCTAATGTTAGCTTTCCTAACACTATGCAAAGACTACCCCCACTCAATTCGATCCGGGCCTTCGAGGCTGCCGGCAGGCTGCGCAGCTTTTCGCGCGCGGCGGACGAGCTTTCCGTCACGCATGCCGCGGTGAGCCACCAGATCAAGGCGCTGGAACAATCGCTGGGTGTATTGCTCTTCCACCGGCTGGGGCGATCGGTGCAACTGACCGATCAGGGACGGCTCTATCTCGACTCCATCAGTCCCGCGCTGGCCGCGATCGCGTCCGCATCGCGGCGCATTCGCGCGCATGAAGTGCTGCGAGTCAACGCATTGCCCACCATCACCATGCGATGGATCTTTCCACGGCTCGCCGCGTTCCGCGCGCTGCATCCGCACGTCGAGGTGGAGATATCCACGGGCCTCGAGCCTATGAGCCAGATACCCGCGAACGTCGATGTCGTCATTCGCCGCGAGCCGCAGGAGGTCATGGGACTACACAAGGTGAAGGTCGTTTCGGAAACCGCGTTTCCCGTATGCTCGCCGGCGCTGCTCGAGCGCGCGCCGTTATCGACCATCGCAGACCTGGCCCACCATACGATCCTGCACTGCCCGGCGCGCCGCACGGCATGGGACGACTGGCTGGCGGCGGTACAGCACACGCGCGTGGTCCCCGCGCAATCCCTCGAACTGGAGCATCTGTACTTCTGCCTGCAGGCCGCAATCGACGGCCTCGGCGTGGCGATGGGCTACTCGCCCCTCGTTGCTACGGACCTTGCGGCCGGACGTCTCGTCGCACCGTTCGGGGCGCTGGAACTCACTACACCGGGCTATTTTCTGATCACGCGCGCCGAACGGCAGCATGATCCCATCGTGAAGACTTTCTGCGATTGGATGATCGAGCAGGGGTCCCTATTTGATGCGAGCGTCTCCCAAATAGTATTGGGCTGATCAGGCGTGACGGAGAGGAGGCGAGAAGCGTGGACGCGCGGAAGTATCGGTCCTGGGGAGTCCGAGCATTTCACGGGCCTCCGCGGGCGACGCAATGTCGTAATCCATTTCGCGCAGAATGCGCACGGTGCGTTCGACCAGTTCGACATTGCGGGCAAGTTGCCCCTGGCGGTAGTACAAATTGTCTTCCAGACCGACCCGGATCATCTGGCCGCCAAGCAGCAGCGAGTTGATTCCTGCCGGCAATTGCGCCGGGCCGATCCCGCTCACGCAGAAGATGCTCTCTTCTGGCAACAGGTCGACCATGTACTGCAAGCCCTTCGGGCTATAGGGCATCGCGTTCTGAAAGCCGCGGTGCGCGTTCATGACCAGGTTGAACACGTATGGCGGTTCGTCCAGCCCCATCTGAATCAAGGTCGTCGCGTCCTGGACGATATGGGTGGGGCTAAAGACCTCCCATTCGGGCTTGATTCCGCGCGTCTTCATTGCTTCCGCAAGAAACCGGCCGCGCGATGGCGACGTGTTGAGCAGGACTTCCTTGCCACCGAACGAAGCCACGAACGTGAAAGCGTCGAGGGTACACATTTCGGCCCCCGCTTCCATTCCCTTGATACGCTCTTCCCAAACGGTGTCCCACATCCCGCCCTCGATCGGCCGGATCATGTCGCCGTGGACACCGCCGCCAGTCGAGTTATTGATGACGATGTCGCATGCCGCGCGGATGCGTGCGTTGATATCCGCGTAGATATCGGCGTTGCACGTGGCTTCGTCGTCCGGACGCCGGGCATGTATGGCCACAACACTTGCGCCAGCGTTGTAGCAGTCGTACACGTCGCGTGCGATCTCCTCTGGCTGCGTCGGCAGGTAAGGATTCTGTGACTTGAATGCCATGCCGCCCGTTGGTGCGACGAGGACTATCACCTTGTTCTTCGCCATGAAAACCTGCTCACTCCCTTCTCGATGCAGCCATCGGCGCATCGTCGCGCACGGCATACTGAAGCATGCGCTCGCGCAAATCTTCCGGAATCGATATCGCCACGCGTCTGTCGAATGAGAGAAATACGATCGTCTGCGATATCTCGACCCGGACCTCGTGGTGACACACGGCCCTCAAGGCGAGCGATACGGAGCTGTCCCCCACGCGAGTAACAGCCAACTGCATTCGCAGGCTATCGCCGATCTTGCTTGGCGATTTGAAATCGACCTCGAGGTGGACGGTCGGTACACCCGTCCGTCGCACCGAGATCAGATTCGCGTAGTTGACTTGCA
This window encodes:
- a CDS encoding aldehyde dehydrogenase family protein; translated protein: MHTIDKIYINGAFVTPHGEEWFDLFNPATEQTIGRVRLADEADAGAAIAAAKAALPRIASASREERLAWLARMETAVRKREAELFDAVIEEYGAPISRARWMVDYAADVIAHTADVLRDYPFARRAGTAEVTMTPVGVAGLITPWNANASFITGKLATALAAGCPAVIKPSEMSALQTRIVTEALHEADLPPGAFHIVTGRGDVVGAAITAHPDVAKISFTGSTAVGKAIVRAGADTLKRVTLELGGKSPTIVLDDADFAEVVPMVLQAGFMNSGQACIAGTRVLVPAARKAEFEAHIRDAIGQFPAGLPSDPATAIGPMVSQRQWERVQRYIGVGLEEGATLVAGGPGRPDGLSAGWFVRPTVFTDVRNDMTIAREEIFGPVLSIIAYRDEADAVAIANDTTYGLSAYVMGKDAERARRVASRIASGRVLVNTLAHEPKAPFGGFKQSGLGREYGTFGLEAFLEPKSTLGVFAA
- a CDS encoding Lrp/AsnC family transcriptional regulator; this encodes MQNPELDRTDRRLLGVLQEHGRASNLELAEAISLSPAQTLRRHRRLEEAGIIKRYEARLDSAALGFGVTAFIHVTMERGHIRDLSRFKGLVAELAQIQECFSVTGDIDYVLKVVARDLKSLSDFLLDTLMRIPGVSGVKSSVCLDEIKCTSAMPLET
- the hppD gene encoding 4-hydroxyphenylpyruvate dioxygenase, producing the protein MADLFDNPMQLMGFEFVEFASPMPNVLEPLFEKMGFTLVARHRSKDVVLYRQGDVNFIVNREPHSQAAYFAAEHGPSACGMAFRVKDSHKAYARALELGAQPVEIPTGPMELRLPAIKGIGGAPLYLIDRFEDGKSIYDIDFEFIEGVDRRPEGHGLRVIDHLTHNVYRGRMTYWANFYERLFNFREIRYFDIQGEYTGLTSKAMTAPDGRIRIPLNEESSKGSGQIEEFLMAFNGEGIQHIAFLTDNLIEVIDRLQMAGVELMTAPNDYYYEALETRLPGHGQPVDQLKARGILLDGTTADGKPRLLLQIFSKTVLGPVFFEYIQRSGDEGFGEGNFKALFESLERDQIARGTLKV
- a CDS encoding amino acid aminotransferase → MFQHIEAFPGDPILSLNEDFQQDPRTNKVNLSIGIYFDDDGRLPVMKAVAEAEAALLADMGPRPYLPMSGMAAYRQAVQALVFGEDNPARVDGRIATLQTLGGSGALRVGADFLKRYFPNTELWLSDPSWENHRVVFERAGFKVNSYPYYDPATGGLKFDEMLAAIKQIPQGGIVLLHACCHNPTGVDLNDAQWLQVIDVVKQRKLLPFVDMAYQGFGSNLDDDAFVVRELARQGVPALVANSFSKNFSLYGERCGGLSVICQSADEAGRVLGQLTGAVRANYSNPPTHGARVVARVLTSPDLRASWQQELASMCDRIARMRQAIHDQLREHVTGEKLSRYIKQRGMFTYTGLTADQVDRLKNEHGVYLLRSGRMCVAGLNERNVGVVAHAIGQVLKD
- a CDS encoding glutathione S-transferase N-terminal domain-containing protein, coding for MASTLASFPIHDKWPASHPDRLQLYSLPTPNGIKVSLMLEETGLPYEPHAVRFDSNDQLSPAFLSLNPNNKIPAILDPDGPGGKPLALFESGAILIYLAEKTGKFMSADPATRYETIQWVMFQMGGIGPMFGQLGFFHKFAGKEYEDKRPRDRYVAESKRLLGVLNERLKGRAWIMGDDYTIADMATFPWVRNLVGFYEAGDIVGIQDFPEVSRVLEAFVARPAVQRAVNIPSRD
- a CDS encoding putative quinol monooxygenase codes for the protein MQPIVVVATITAQSGSETIVRDALVRAVEAVRTEPGCEQYDLSTDTSQPGTFVMIERWRSEADLEAHANAPAFLALAKTITGIAQLDIRRLTPVR
- a CDS encoding DUF3455 domain-containing protein, whose product is MSNFSGHSGKVSVAIACMAGALASCASGISAPPELQPPDARGTIAAMHASGVQIYQCRRGNDGRLSWTFLAPEATLKDDTGQRVVRHYAGPTWEAPDGSKVTGKVLQQKAQGPDSIPLLLLQATSTGGTGLLSKTRYVQRLKTEGGVAPAQGCTQEGQENRVPYRADYVFLE
- a CDS encoding tripartite tricarboxylate transporter substrate binding protein, with the translated sequence MNNKSIRNTIRNRVGAAIAGAMLVLAPAAGHADTYPSKPVRLIVPFPPGGSVDYVARTISQKFSENLGQTVVVDNRGGASGTIGTAEAARAAPDGYTLLLVFDSHAVNQSLYDIKYDTFKSFDYVSLIGTMPMAVVTSKKSGLTSLQALLSKAKANPGGVTYGSSGVGGSNHLNPVAFGKKAGIDLMHVPYRGGGPMLTALLGGEVDMVIASLPTVINYEKTGRAHIVAIASKDPAPQLPGIPTVDAVLPGYVAQSWVGMVAPAQLPKDVFQKIQAALSKTLADTAIRNKMASDGFNIVSSTPEAFEQQVRHEARRWGDLIRDANIRVE
- a CDS encoding MDR family oxidoreductase, whose amino-acid sequence is MQTPPTTFRALFIDKAEGGGTRCDLRSLGRAALPEGDVLVRVSHSTLNYKDALAITGRSPVVRKFPMVPGIDFAGVVERSADARFAVGDTVVLNGWGTGETHWGGLAEYAVTRGDWLVPLPAGMSARHSMSIGTAGYTAMLCVMALQARGVMPESGPVLVTGANGGVGTIAISILSRLGYAVTASTGRPDQADYLIGLGASGVIDRGVLAEAGKPLQKEAWAAAVDCVGGHTLANVLATTRYGGVVAACGLAQSMDLPATVAPFILRAVSLIGIDSVYAPRARRLEAWSRLAADLDPAVLADNTRVIGLSDAIGAAHELLEGKVRGRLVVDIGR